In Leptospira brenneri, a single genomic region encodes these proteins:
- a CDS encoding XRE family transcriptional regulator: METEIESFSATTENERNVDEVLTVVLGETLKRRRLELGLSMEKLSQLSTVSRGMLGLIESGKTTPSIGILWKLSKSLRIPIGEMIPDLFAQSPRFIGSGEGKRWVSPKNIAESRVFYQEERDRLSLTEWKLSTGKVTQFSHLPTAFDIKIYQVSGKIKIKLKTKEIILEPADSAFFPVSELEFLENEFGEESKFLWIASKKAR; the protein is encoded by the coding sequence ATGGAAACAGAAATTGAAAGTTTTTCGGCCACAACAGAAAACGAAAGAAATGTCGATGAAGTGCTGACGGTTGTCCTTGGTGAAACCTTAAAACGCAGAAGGTTAGAACTTGGACTATCTATGGAAAAGTTATCTCAACTTTCGACTGTTAGTCGAGGAATGTTAGGACTCATTGAATCGGGAAAAACCACACCCAGTATCGGGATTTTATGGAAATTATCCAAATCACTTCGAATCCCCATCGGAGAAATGATTCCCGACCTTTTTGCCCAATCACCACGTTTTATTGGTTCTGGCGAGGGAAAACGCTGGGTTTCTCCCAAAAATATAGCAGAATCAAGGGTTTTTTACCAAGAAGAAAGAGATCGTTTGAGTCTGACCGAATGGAAACTTAGCACCGGCAAAGTCACACAATTCAGTCACCTACCCACCGCCTTTGATATTAAAATCTATCAAGTTTCTGGAAAAATTAAAATCAAACTAAAAACCAAAGAGATCATTTTGGAACCAGCAGATAGTGCCTTCTTCCCTGTATCGGAACTCGAATTTCTAGAAAACGAATTTGGAGAAGAATCTAAATTTCTTTGGATCGCATCCAAAAAGGCACGCTAA
- a CDS encoding rhodanese-like domain-containing protein has protein sequence MKLKYLITFSLIFFQIVNCKGLPEYLFLPQSMKFDLTPFLFRVYSPAELATLSNTDFNLNDSGLITSTKFSRFLSNWSNNRPAGVSGNLVVIQVQSSGSSGRYLFFDGKQSFAYPIANLPELLTDTRDDGVLAIDGLAPKGKKISDFFGLYGIDPAIDYVVFAQDTSSLANLSSATFAYYSLLYWGYPKERLAVLNGSIADLTASNALFTTPSYTYANSNRGGSTKTLYRDHTVLQLTIGDLIHSIKNGNSIFDEVDPVPAEGFFIIDGRPNASYTGTAASTASGSKYSNCTTKTNSTFASNTCLVTYEGRIKSATNLIPTDLYDGTTFQFKSFSQLQTYLNNTGYQEGKQIYVYGEDATRGSLVWFILHQVLGKPTRLYEGGWRQFGALGLRTPTSGSSPSAISQPASYWRTDIATLSEVNTSNADANVPNYQLDIGRQYVKNSNKLRTEDKAFLRGSSSAGASSGGGGAPSGGGGNACGG, from the coding sequence ATGAAACTAAAATACTTAATCACATTTAGTCTTATATTCTTTCAGATAGTCAATTGTAAAGGTTTACCGGAGTATCTATTTCTACCACAAAGTATGAAATTTGATTTAACTCCATTTTTATTCCGGGTATATTCACCTGCGGAACTAGCAACTTTGTCAAATACTGATTTCAATTTAAACGATAGTGGACTGATCACATCGACCAAGTTTTCGCGATTTCTATCTAACTGGTCGAACAACCGTCCAGCAGGAGTATCAGGAAATTTGGTTGTGATTCAAGTCCAGTCATCTGGTTCAAGTGGACGTTATTTGTTCTTTGATGGAAAACAAAGTTTTGCATACCCAATCGCAAACTTACCTGAACTTTTGACTGATACCAGAGATGATGGAGTATTGGCTATTGATGGACTTGCACCAAAAGGGAAAAAGATTTCTGATTTTTTTGGATTGTATGGCATAGACCCAGCAATCGACTATGTTGTATTTGCACAAGATACATCATCTCTTGCTAATCTTTCTTCGGCAACTTTTGCGTATTACTCTCTGTTATATTGGGGATATCCAAAGGAAAGACTAGCGGTATTAAATGGATCCATTGCTGATTTAACTGCGAGCAATGCACTGTTTACGACTCCATCTTACACTTACGCAAATAGTAACCGTGGTGGTAGCACAAAAACTCTATACAGAGATCATACCGTATTACAATTGACCATTGGAGATCTGATCCATTCCATAAAAAATGGGAATAGTATTTTTGATGAAGTAGATCCCGTTCCGGCCGAAGGTTTCTTTATCATCGATGGAAGACCAAATGCATCTTACACGGGAACTGCTGCATCAACCGCATCAGGTTCCAAGTATTCTAACTGTACAACAAAAACAAACTCAACATTCGCAAGTAATACGTGCTTGGTGACTTATGAAGGAAGGATTAAATCTGCTACAAATTTGATCCCAACCGATTTGTACGATGGAACAACATTCCAGTTTAAATCATTTAGCCAATTACAAACCTATCTGAATAACACGGGATACCAAGAAGGTAAACAGATTTATGTTTATGGAGAAGATGCAACCAGAGGTTCACTTGTTTGGTTCATTCTACACCAAGTTCTTGGCAAACCGACAAGGTTATATGAAGGTGGCTGGAGACAGTTCGGTGCCCTTGGGCTCAGGACTCCCACCTCCGGCTCAAGCCCCAGTGCAATCAGCCAGCCTGCTTCCTATTGGAGAACAGATATTGCTACTTTATCGGAAGTGAATACTTCTAACGCAGATGCCAATGTTCCCAATTACCAACTGGATATCGGAAGACAGTATGT
- a CDS encoding rhodanese, with product MKTNLLYKSIALITAGFIGACGGAKNDDTKNLLLAALALSSGIKVNSAAELAKESNDDYNLNEYGLITPSTLGKWVNNWAGTKPAGINGKLVILQNGASATVGKEYIAGNGNDVVVYSFTFADGASALDGGDGFSQKRSSGLSDTVSIIANGTKIDAILNRYGIDPVNDLVVFVSSANANNHVQGTLRGFYSFRYWGFDHKNLAFLNGTLPRLATTDGNFVPFSSTTNTPPSYTNRYSVKSLRVDNTILMLPVEDVITAVKNPNNVTISGLTSSVFISDARSSSGTSNEYNGVIRSTTSEVAGKYVGFEGRIKGAKELKWTDLLDTEFRFLPKATLKAYYDGKGYQAGQTAIQLCRTNNRSQVTGFSYIAILGYPSTYYDGSWIEWGSLTGGGPAPKLPADSPYRTDIAELSEVITYNVAGDVDPNLPTNLNAFATTSRKIIDEDKAYKR from the coding sequence ATGAAAACCAATCTACTATACAAGTCGATTGCTCTTATTACCGCGGGGTTCATCGGAGCCTGCGGTGGAGCGAAAAACGACGACACCAAGAATCTGCTTCTTGCAGCACTTGCCCTTTCCTCTGGAATTAAGGTCAATAGTGCTGCTGAGTTAGCAAAAGAGTCTAACGACGATTACAATCTAAATGAGTATGGACTAATCACTCCATCGACTTTGGGTAAATGGGTCAACAATTGGGCAGGAACAAAACCTGCAGGAATTAACGGTAAACTCGTCATCTTACAAAACGGTGCAAGCGCCACTGTTGGTAAAGAATACATTGCAGGTAATGGAAACGATGTAGTTGTGTATTCTTTTACTTTTGCTGATGGAGCCAGTGCCCTTGATGGTGGAGATGGTTTTAGCCAAAAACGAAGTAGCGGACTCAGTGATACAGTTTCCATCATTGCGAATGGAACAAAGATTGATGCCATCCTAAATCGTTATGGAATTGATCCGGTCAATGACCTGGTTGTATTTGTTTCTTCGGCAAATGCCAATAACCATGTCCAAGGAACTCTTCGTGGATTTTATTCCTTTCGTTATTGGGGATTTGATCACAAAAACCTTGCTTTCTTAAATGGAACACTTCCAAGACTTGCAACAACTGACGGAAACTTTGTTCCATTCAGTTCCACAACAAACACTCCTCCTAGTTACACAAACCGTTATTCTGTAAAGTCACTAAGAGTAGATAATACAATTCTTATGTTACCTGTTGAGGATGTGATCACTGCAGTAAAAAATCCGAATAACGTTACCATTTCAGGACTTACTTCCAGTGTGTTTATTTCTGATGCAAGATCTTCCTCAGGAACTAGTAACGAATACAATGGTGTAATTCGAAGCACAACTTCTGAAGTAGCTGGTAAATACGTTGGGTTTGAAGGTAGAATCAAAGGTGCAAAAGAACTAAAATGGACAGATCTACTCGATACTGAATTTCGTTTTTTACCAAAAGCTACTCTAAAAGCATATTATGATGGAAAAGGTTACCAAGCAGGTCAAACGGCTATCCAACTTTGCCGAACTAATAACAGATCACAGGTGACTGGTTTTTCTTACATTGCCATTCTCGGATATCCATCTACATACTATGATGGAAGCTGGATTGAATGGGGAAGTTTAACTGGTGGTGGGCCCGCGCCAAAACTACCGGCTGATTCTCCTTACCGGACTGACATTGCAGAACTATCTGAAGTCATCACATACAATGTGGCTGGTGATGTAGATCCAAATCTTCCAACTAACTTGAATGCGTTCGCAACAACTTCAAGAAAGATTATAGACGAAGACAAAGCTTATAAACGTTAA